CCTTTTTATCggcttctaccttcttctttttcttcttatctttcttcttcttctttgattCCTTGGAATCCTTCTCCTTCGTTTCCTTTTCTTTGTCTTTAGTTTTACCATTCTTCTCTTCGTCTTTTTTGTTCTCGTCTTCATCAGATTTCTTCTCTTCATCATCGGAATCTTCGTCCGATGTGAGCAATTTTCGCAGAGCATCTTCCTCCGCCACCGACTGGAGTTCTTTGTTTGCCTTTGCTTCCGGTTCCGATTCACTCTCAGACGAATCCGAAATGTAATCCAGTTCGCGTCCTTCCTCGTCACCATCATCTGACTCCTCAAATGCTTCCTCGTCTAAATCccgtttcttctttttcttgtcGGCCAATGCTTTTTTGTTCTTAGCCTTTTTATCTGCCTCGTCGTCGCTATCCTTTTCCTTAGGCTTCCCTTCGCCATCATCATCGTCTGATGAACTCATCTCATCCGAGTCGATCCACTCGTCCATATCGCTAATCTTCAAATCCTTAGCCTTCCCAACTCCACCCTTTTTTCCCTTGGTTTCCTCTAAGTCTTCCGGAACGTCATCATCCTTCTTCATACGCTTCTTCAACATCAAGGAGAAATAATTGATCGTCCTCTTCCTACGGCCAAATTCCAACTCTGCTTCCTCCGCTGACAGAGCTTTGTACCGCTGAATCGGTTGGAAGTTATACCACTCGTTTAATGGATACGCCTCGATGGCTCCATCTGGCGCGTGCGTGAACACATAAAACGATGCATTCTCACCAACTCCTCCCTCCCTAATCCCCCGGAATTTCTTTCCATCCTTTTTGCCACCAGCCTTCAGAATCCAAGGCTGTGCATCCGGTCTATACTTCTTTGCAATAATGCCATACCGTTTACGGCGAGCTTCCTCTCTTAAATCACGATTGAATTCTGATCCTGCGCCGAACTTGGGCATGTCCTCGTCCAAACCCTTAAACTCCTTTAAATTATTTTCTCGCTCCATTTTGACCGTACGCCACTGCGTAAAGTCCACATTCAGCGTCGCGTTGTAGCGCATAACATGATACTTCTTTTTGAGGTTTTTTGGAACCCGAATTGTGAATTCCTGTACCGATACCGGCGGACCACCGGTTCCCGAACCTCCACTTCCGGATGGGTGGCTCTGAAAGTTGAAAGTTTGCGTGAAACATTGCAACGCAAAAATACACCATTACTTACCGATGACCCACTCATTGCAATTTCTAGACAGTATTAACCACTTTTCAAATATTGTCTTCGTATTTTATCACTATAAAATCACCGAAAACTACAAACTTTTCACCTGTTAAACCAAAATAGCAATGGAGGCGATTCTCTATCGAAATGCGCTACCAGAACTGTTGCTGCTGCGTTGCACTAATGCACTCCCTCCCAGCTCAGCTGGTTGCTTTGCTTCATACCGACGCGACTGATGGCAACGAACAGGAGATAAAAGCGGAATCGAATGACACTTATAACATAACAACATGAAATCAATAATAGGGCTCTAAAAACATCGCAAACAAACcagtaccaaattttcaaaatgacttattgtacgtggatttccctattggacccgaccgttcgaaatagtcgctccttgaacggtcgttgaaatcgccgttttcaccttcacacccatcttcatagtaaaatctgtcaaaactgacaagtctgccacgtgTTTTTCGCTGTTTtcctcggacttctctttctttttcgatgttttgacatctgttttgatagacaaggagcaaaaaaacaaggtaatctaccaaacatttattgagtttggtAAACCTTGCTGGAGAAGGGgacgtttgaaataggcaagtgaaccga
The nucleotide sequence above comes from Armigeres subalbatus isolate Guangzhou_Male chromosome 3, GZ_Asu_2, whole genome shotgun sequence. Encoded proteins:
- the LOC134226667 gene encoding general transcription factor IIF subunit 1 isoform X2, which encodes MSGSSSHPSGSGGSGTGGPPVSVQEFTIRVPKNLKKKYHVMRYNATLNVDFTQWRTVKMERENNLKEFKGLDEDMPKFGAGSEFNRDLREEARRKRYGIIAKKYRPDAQPWILKAGGKKDGKKFRGIREGGVGENASFYVFTHAPDGAIEAYPLNEWYNFQPIQRYKALSAEEAELEFGRRKRTINYFSLMLKKRMKKDDDVPEDLEETKGKKGGVGKAKDLKISDMDEWIDSDEMSSSDDDDGEGKPKEKDSDDEADKKAKNKKALADKKKKKRDLDEEAFEESDDGDEEGRELDYISDSSESESEPEAKANKELQSVAEEDALRKLLTSDEDSDDEEKKSDEDENKKDEEKNGKTKDKEKETKEKDSKESKKKKKDKKKKKKVEADKKESSSGSSSDSSDSDGDNSNSKHKKKRKKDKEGVGSNLSSANNSRSASPSMSQLEGHKRKMAGSNMPMADFTGSDNSNSPLSTPAKKAKMDSAPALPPTFTGLVSNSKDDYGITEEAVRRYLMRKPMTTTELLTKFKNKKTGVSSEKLVETMTAILKKINPVKQTIQGKMYLSIKVPKITRSTAV
- the LOC134226667 gene encoding general transcription factor IIF subunit 1 isoform X1 yields the protein MSGSSSHPSGSGGSGTGGPPVSVQEFTIRVPKNLKKKYHVMRYNATLNVDFTQWRTVKMERENNLKEFKGLDEDMPKFGAGSEFNRDLREEARRKRYGIIAKKYRPDAQPWILKAGGKKDGKKFRGIREGGVGENASFYVFTHAPDGAIEAYPLNEWYNFQPIQRYKALSAEEAELEFGRRKRTINYFSLMLKKRMKKDDDVPEDLEETKGKKGGVGKAKDLKISDMDEWIDSDEMSSSDDDDGEGKPKEKDSDDEADKKAKNKKALADKKKKKRDLDEEAFEESDDGDEEGRELDYISDSSESESEPEAKANKELQSVAEEDALRKLLTSDEDSDDEEKKSDEDENKKDEEKNGKTKDKEKETKEKDSKESKKKKKDKKKKKKVEADKKESSSGSSSDSSDSDGDNSNSKHKKKRKKDKEGVGSNLSSANNSRSASPSMSQLEGHKRKMAGSNMPMADFTGSDNSNSPLSTPAKKAKMDSAPALPPTFTGLVSNSKDDYGITEEAVRRYLMRKPMTTTELLTKFKNKKTGVSSEKLVETMTAILKKINPVKQTIQGKMYLSIKVPKITRSTAV